GACGACGAGGCCGACCGCCAGCGCGACGGCGAGGAGCGGCGAGGCGACCATGAGCGCCGTCGTGAGCGCGGTCTGGGTCCAGTGGAGGGCGGTCTCGGGGGTCATCGGGGGGGCGGGCGGCGGGGCGCCGTCACGACATGTAGCCGCGGACGAGGGACTCGACGATGAGGAACCAGCCGTCGGTGAGGACGAACAGGAGCAGCTTGATCGGGAGCGAGATCATGACCGGCGGGAGCATCATCATGCCCATCGACATGAGCACGCTGGCCACGATGAGGTCCACCACGAGGAACGGGAGGAACAGCATGAACCCGATCTGGAAGGCCACGCGGAGTTCCGAGATCACGTAGGCCGGCACGAGCACGTGGAACGGGACGTCGGTGGGGCGGGCGACCGACGGGAGGCCGGCGAGGTCCATGAACTGGACGAGGTCCTTGTCGCGGGTGTGCTGGAGCATGAACCCCTTGATCGGCTTGGCGGCGATCTCGAGCGCCTCGGCCTGCTCGAGCTGGCCGTCGAGGTAGGGCCGGAGCGCGGCCTGGTCGATCTCGGTGAACACCGGGTTCATGACGAAGAACGTCAGGAACAGCGAGAGCCCGATGATGACCTGCGTCGGCGGGCTCTGCTGGAGCCCGATGGCCGTCCGGAGGATCGAGAACACGACGACGAGCCGCGTGAAGCTCGTCATCAGGATGAGGATCGACGGCGCCAGCGTGAGGACCGTCAGGAGCATCAGGAGCTGGACCGGGAGGGCGTAGTCGCCGTCGTCGGTCAGCGTGACGCCGGGGATCGGCGAGGTCGCCGGCCGGGCCTGGGCGACGCGGCGGGCCGGGCCGGGGGCGCTCTCGGCGGGCGCGGCCTCGCGCGCGGCCGGCCCGAGGGGCTGCGTGGGCTGGCCCGCCTCGGCGTCGGCGACGGCCTGGTCGGTGATCTCCTGCGCCACCTCGAGCTGCTCGGGGGAGAGCGTCCGGGGTGCCGCCGGGGGCGCCGGTTGGGCACTGGCCCCAACGGCGACGAACAGCAGGAAGAGGGTGAGCCCGTTA
This sequence is a window from Rubrivirga marina. Protein-coding genes within it:
- the fliP gene encoding flagellar type III secretion system pore protein FliP (The bacterial flagellar biogenesis protein FliP forms a type III secretion system (T3SS)-type pore required for flagellar assembly.), with protein sequence MRNGLTLFLLFVAVGASAQPAPPAAPRTLSPEQLEVAQEITDQAVADAEAGQPTQPLGPAAREAAPAESAPGPARRVAQARPATSPIPGVTLTDDGDYALPVQLLMLLTVLTLAPSILILMTSFTRLVVVFSILRTAIGLQQSPPTQVIIGLSLFLTFFVMNPVFTEIDQAALRPYLDGQLEQAEALEIAAKPIKGFMLQHTRDKDLVQFMDLAGLPSVARPTDVPFHVLVPAYVISELRVAFQIGFMLFLPFLVVDLIVASVLMSMGMMMLPPVMISLPIKLLLFVLTDGWFLIVESLVRGYMS